One genomic window of Desulfuribacillus stibiiarsenatis includes the following:
- a CDS encoding helicase-related protein — protein sequence MTLPVAISERLVELFAEWNHKSTRTLVFFKGFSNIFYQEVLRIEPNQFQSNTNTSDDRYINIPKLIENSRNLPRLFYTIDKKVTWGYYEEFLLLSESINDIKEQFEGDVIVVDNNLFDRYYIVDIEQTVKDKLLQYFNSEKTEADSNIQDYTRLFSHAIKYSNDHIGVAYINRHVDQEVENINFYPDQEDVESIYFEDKRANTRVISVSEAEFVLFKDRLQRDGQYQDVQLIINAEKDLCRITSVAYLYQKSNARLTVIKHNQFSQFEGLDENKHLPILHQYWGKECSFRELKFYRNPDYTNDLINISQGHIISDIIQQSVKALDSSEEWSDIFVTAPTGAGKSLLFQVPAIHLAEKHNAVTIVVTPLKALMLDQVLKLQEEHGISYVTSINSDISFQEKETRINKIKEGEISLIYLSPELLLGTSIENIIGERIIGLFVIDEAHLVTTWGRDFRADYWFMSNYLYKMRVANQKKFPVLCLTATAVYMGSEDMVFDTITSLNLRNHNLYLGYVRRDNIGFEIHSYSHRSIEGSVDDFKIEKTRERIQQFLSENKKAIVYCPYKKQVNDIYNALDEHTQRKVSMYHAGIDAEERQAAQEAFKYGNSRIMIATKAFGMGVDISDIEVVYHFAPTGNLADYVQEIGRVARKEAISGLATTDFTDKDMKYVRMLHGLSGMKQYQLKEIIGKLYHIQREKKSRNFLISPDMFSYLFSEQELENKVKNGLLLISKDLEDKYGFPVVIVRPKSVYTKNFINVPMEIESEFLAKYKQYAVIINKVPPRIVLSKNQWAGDTVITDTGNIYEFDMAKMWEENYGTLSFPQFKWKFYKGELFDFSQEAKVAPRVNIVIHYKDNFDILQQKFSRDMDV from the coding sequence ATGACATTACCAGTAGCAATATCTGAAAGATTAGTAGAATTGTTTGCAGAATGGAATCATAAAAGCACCAGGACGTTAGTATTTTTCAAAGGGTTTAGCAACATATTTTATCAAGAAGTTCTTCGTATTGAGCCTAATCAATTTCAATCAAATACCAACACATCAGATGACAGATATATAAATATCCCCAAACTCATTGAAAACAGTAGAAATTTACCGAGGTTATTCTATACGATAGACAAAAAAGTAACCTGGGGCTACTATGAGGAGTTCTTGTTATTAAGCGAATCTATCAATGACATTAAAGAACAATTCGAGGGCGATGTTATAGTTGTAGATAACAACCTGTTTGATCGTTACTACATTGTAGATATCGAACAAACGGTCAAAGACAAACTTCTACAATACTTTAACAGTGAAAAGACAGAAGCTGACAGTAATATTCAAGACTACACCCGTTTGTTTAGTCACGCTATTAAATATTCCAATGACCATATTGGTGTGGCGTACATAAATAGACACGTAGATCAAGAGGTTGAAAATATAAATTTCTATCCTGATCAAGAAGACGTAGAGTCTATATATTTTGAGGATAAAAGGGCCAACACACGAGTAATATCTGTGTCAGAAGCTGAATTCGTACTCTTTAAGGATCGGCTACAAAGGGATGGCCAATATCAAGATGTTCAACTGATTATAAATGCAGAAAAGGATCTTTGCAGAATAACTTCAGTTGCCTACCTATATCAAAAATCCAACGCTCGTTTAACGGTAATTAAACATAACCAATTCAGCCAATTTGAAGGACTTGACGAAAATAAGCATCTTCCTATTCTGCATCAATACTGGGGAAAAGAATGTTCATTTCGCGAATTGAAATTCTATCGGAATCCAGATTATACGAACGACTTAATCAATATTTCGCAGGGACATATCATATCAGACATAATACAACAATCCGTTAAAGCGTTAGATAGCAGTGAGGAATGGAGCGACATATTTGTTACAGCTCCAACAGGCGCTGGAAAGTCATTGCTTTTTCAAGTGCCAGCCATTCATTTAGCAGAGAAGCATAATGCAGTTACCATCGTAGTTACTCCATTGAAAGCACTCATGTTAGACCAAGTACTCAAACTACAGGAAGAGCATGGAATATCCTATGTTACAAGCATTAACTCCGATATATCCTTTCAGGAAAAGGAAACAAGGATCAATAAAATAAAAGAAGGAGAAATTTCATTAATTTATTTATCTCCAGAACTCCTACTAGGAACAAGTATTGAGAACATCATAGGCGAGCGAATAATAGGCCTATTTGTAATAGATGAAGCACATTTAGTTACGACATGGGGAAGGGATTTTCGTGCCGATTATTGGTTTATGAGTAACTACCTATATAAAATGCGTGTCGCTAATCAGAAGAAGTTTCCTGTATTATGCTTGACAGCAACGGCGGTGTATATGGGTTCAGAGGATATGGTCTTCGATACCATTACCAGCCTGAATTTAAGGAACCATAACTTATACTTAGGCTATGTTAGAAGGGATAACATAGGATTTGAAATTCATAGCTATTCCCATCGGTCAATAGAGGGTAGTGTTGATGATTTTAAGATAGAGAAAACAAGAGAACGCATACAGCAATTTCTATCAGAAAACAAAAAGGCCATAGTCTATTGTCCATATAAAAAACAGGTCAATGACATTTACAATGCACTGGATGAACACACACAAAGAAAAGTTAGTATGTACCACGCAGGTATAGATGCCGAAGAACGACAAGCGGCCCAAGAGGCATTCAAATATGGAAATAGCCGTATCATGATAGCAACCAAAGCCTTCGGCATGGGTGTTGATATCAGTGACATTGAAGTTGTTTATCATTTTGCTCCTACGGGAAATCTAGCAGACTATGTTCAGGAAATTGGTAGGGTAGCAAGAAAAGAGGCGATTTCGGGACTTGCGACAACAGATTTCACAGACAAGGACATGAAGTATGTGAGAATGCTCCATGGCCTATCTGGAATGAAACAATATCAACTGAAAGAAATCATTGGTAAACTCTATCATATCCAAAGGGAGAAAAAGAGTAGAAACTTCCTCATATCACCGGATATGTTTAGCTATCTGTTTTCAGAGCAAGAACTCGAGAATAAAGTCAAAAACGGATTACTTCTCATTTCAAAAGACCTAGAAGATAAATATGGATTCCCTGTTGTTATTGTAAGGCCGAAAAGCGTTTATACCAAAAACTTCATTAATGTTCCTATGGAAATAGAAAGTGAATTTTTAGCTAAATACAAGCAATATGCCGTGATAATTAATAAGGTCCCACCAAGGATTGTACTGAGCAAAAACCAGTGGGCAGGCGA
- a CDS encoding M28 family peptidase: MNLFEQQLLELLSINGASGQEQEVTKYLTQALKNLVDSHWNDEAGNLLAEKKVGNQQGMTILLSAHMDTAGTFSSNREIIREGDILTSSEGILGADDRAGIAVILDVLRRVESTRFNGTIKVSFTVQEEVGCIGSSMINPHWLEGVNAAIVVDRRGSRDIVINNRSTTFCHRAVGDFYEYVSTSIGMEDWKATTGGLSDTAVYARLGINSVNLSVGYQNEHTNREILNIIHAQQTSDFVLQALHLINHNPNVFALSNRYEIA; the protein is encoded by the coding sequence ATGAATCTATTCGAACAACAATTACTAGAGTTACTATCAATCAACGGTGCAAGTGGGCAAGAACAGGAAGTAACAAAATACCTAACACAAGCACTAAAAAACTTAGTTGATTCTCACTGGAACGACGAAGCTGGCAATCTTCTCGCTGAGAAAAAGGTTGGTAATCAACAGGGCATGACTATTCTATTATCTGCCCACATGGACACGGCAGGAACATTCTCTTCCAATCGAGAGATTATTAGAGAAGGCGATATACTAACATCCAGTGAAGGAATCCTCGGAGCAGATGATCGGGCAGGAATTGCAGTAATACTAGATGTATTAAGAAGAGTCGAGTCTACTAGATTCAACGGAACAATCAAGGTCTCATTTACCGTCCAAGAAGAAGTAGGGTGCATTGGATCAAGCATGATAAACCCACATTGGCTTGAAGGCGTCAATGCTGCCATTGTAGTAGATCGTAGAGGTTCAAGGGATATTGTCATCAATAATAGGAGCACAACGTTTTGCCATCGGGCTGTCGGAGACTTCTATGAATACGTAAGTACATCTATTGGTATGGAGGATTGGAAGGCAACTACTGGTGGATTAAGTGATACAGCAGTATATGCTAGATTAGGTATTAACTCTGTTAATCTATCCGTAGGATACCAGAATGAACACACTAATAGAGAAATACTTAACATAATACATGCTCAACAGACATCAGACTTTGTATTACAAGCATTACATTTGATTAACCACAATCCGAATGTATTTGCACTATCGAATCGATATGAAATCGCATAA
- a CDS encoding helix-turn-helix transcriptional regulator, producing the protein MKEQLIRLLKIITLVQSKPGIRSKELAVRCETTERTIFRDLDYLSAAHIPITCEGYGKGYRYNSNFSLYPLDWTDDETLAFALLHSIILDMKDNTPALLNAYDKVMATAYKEKQAKSIDLAKRINTLFYMGRSTSSDTKTMYLEDIVQAILENKQIETIYHTQSRDETTTRTIDPYYLVPREHRFYLIGYCHRAKGIRTFRVSRFKRLNVLPTTYQMNNFDLHAYLKNTWSIERGEESIHFKIRFSLDVARYILEEELFVIPKITKQSDGSIIFQITVNSAREFLQWLNQYGPDAQIFEPAYYREKQKESLRKWLNLYEI; encoded by the coding sequence GTGAAAGAACAGCTCATACGCTTACTAAAGATTATAACACTTGTACAGTCAAAACCAGGAATACGGTCAAAGGAACTGGCAGTGCGATGTGAGACCACGGAGCGTACTATTTTTCGCGATTTAGATTATTTATCGGCAGCCCATATTCCTATTACCTGTGAAGGCTATGGAAAAGGATATCGTTACAATAGTAATTTTTCCCTCTATCCATTAGATTGGACGGATGATGAAACATTGGCCTTTGCATTACTTCATTCAATTATTCTAGATATGAAGGACAATACCCCAGCACTACTCAATGCGTACGACAAAGTCATGGCAACGGCATATAAAGAAAAGCAAGCAAAGTCCATAGATCTAGCGAAACGAATTAATACACTGTTTTATATGGGTAGATCTACTTCATCAGATACAAAAACAATGTACTTAGAAGACATCGTTCAAGCCATTTTAGAAAATAAGCAGATTGAAACCATCTATCACACCCAAAGCCGTGATGAGACAACGACTCGAACGATTGATCCATACTACTTAGTACCGAGGGAACATCGCTTCTACCTAATAGGATACTGCCATCGTGCCAAAGGAATTCGAACATTCCGCGTGAGCCGTTTTAAAAGGTTAAATGTACTTCCTACAACTTACCAGATGAATAACTTTGATTTACACGCATATTTGAAAAATACTTGGTCCATAGAGCGAGGAGAAGAATCCATCCATTTTAAAATTCGATTTTCTCTAGATGTAGCTAGGTATATTCTCGAAGAAGAACTGTTTGTAATACCCAAAATTACGAAACAATCAGACGGATCAATCATCTTTCAAATAACAGTCAATAGTGCGCGGGAATTCCTCCAGTGGTTAAATCAATATGGTCCGGATGCACAAATTTTCGAGCCAGCTTACTATAGAGAAAAGCAGAAGGAATCCTTGCGGAAATGGTTAAATTTATACGAAATATAA